GCAGAAGCTGATAATGTAGAAGATGTATACATTAAATCAAGAACAGAAGGATTTGGTAAAGAGGTTAAAAGAAGAATAATGATAGGTTCTTATGTACTTAGTTCAGGATTTTATGATGCTTATTACAAAAAAGCTTCTCAAGTAAGAAGATTAATCAAAAATGATTATCAGAAAGCATTTGAAAATGTAGATGTAATAATTACACCTACTACACCTAATGTAGCATTTAAAAAAGGTGAAAAATCAAATAATCCTATAGAAATGTATCTATCTGATATATATACAGTTTCAGTATCACTTGCAGGGTTACCAGCAATTTCCGTACCAGTAGGATTTGTAAATAAATTACCAGTAGGAATGCAGATAATTTCTAACTACTTTAGAGAAGACTTATTATTAAATGTTACGCATAAATATGAAATGGAAAGAGGAAGAATTGATTATGAAAGAGTATGATATAGTAATAGGTTTAGAGATTCACTGCCAATTAAAAACTAAAACTAAAATATGGTGTGATGCTGATGCAAATTATGATGAAAAAGAGCCTAATACTTGTATTTCACCAGTATCAACAGGTCAGCCAGGAGCTCTTCCTAGATTAAATGAAGAAGTTTTAGATTTTGCTATTAAAGCAGCACTTGCTTTAAATTGTGATATTAATAAAATAAGCTATTTTGATAGAAAAAACTATTTTTATCCAGATTCACCTAAAAATTATCAAATTACACAATATTTTAAACCTTATGCAGAAAATGGATATTTAGAATTTAAAAGAAATGATAAAGATGTTAAAGTTGAGATAGAAAGAATACAAATAGAAGAAGATACAGCTAAAAGTATACATACAAAACATGAATCTATATTAAACTTTAATAGAGCAAGCATACCTTTAATAGAAATAGTTACTAAACCATGCATTTCTAATCCTCAAGATGCTTACATATATTTAAATAATTTAAAAGAAAGAATTAAATATACTGGGGTAAGTGATGTGAGTATGGAACTTGGTTCACTTAGATGTGATGCTAATGTATCTATAAAAGAGAAAGGTTCAGATAAGCTTGGAACTAGAACTGAAACTAAAAATTTAAATTCATTTAAAGCAGTAGTTAGAGCTATAGAATATGAAGCTAATAGACAAATGGAATTAATAGAAAAAGGTGAGAGAGTAGTTCAAGAAACAAGACTTTGGGATGATGAAAAAGGTATTACAAGACCTATGAGAAATAAAGAAGAAGCTATGGATTATAGATATTTCCCAGAACCAGATTTACCTCCAGTAGTAATTAGTGAGGAAAGAATTTCTAAATTAAAAGAAGAAATGCCTGAATTTGCTGATGAAAAATTAATTAGATTTATAAGTAAATATAATATTTCTGAAGTTGATGCTGGAAATTTAGTTACATCTATAAGTCTTGCAAACTATTTTGAAAATTTAGTTGAAGTTTCAGGAGATCCAAGACTTTCAACTAATTGGATGTTAACAGAAGTGTTAAGAGTACTTAAAGAAAAATATATTAGTATAGATGAATTTAGTATTAGTAGTGAAAATTTAGGTAAATTAATTATTTTACTAAAATCTGAAACAATAAGTTCAAAAATAGCTAAGGAAGTATTTGAAATAATGCTTGATGAGGATAAAGACCCTAATATTATAGTTAAAGAAAAGGGTATGTTACAAATATCTGATGAGGGAGAAATAGAAAATATTGTTAAACAAGTAATTTCTGAAAATCCTGAATCTGTACAAGATTTTCTAAATGGTAAAGATAGAGCTATTAAGGCTTTAATGGGTCAGGCTATGAAAATATCTAAGGGTAAAGCAAATCCTAAGCTTGTACAAGATTTATTAATAAAAAACATGAAATAAGGTAAATATATGAGTAAATTAGATAGATGGTTTTTAAAAGAAAAAAATAGAAAAAAAATATATTTTACTTTTTTTCTTTTATTCCTATTTTTAATAATAGTAAGATTATTCTTTTTACAGATATTACATAAGGATTTTTCATTTAATGTGATTAATCCTATAAGATCGTATGTAAAGGAAATAAGGGCTAAGCGTGGTTCTATAATAACTAGTGATAATTTAGAATTAGCTGTTGATTTAGAATATCAAGGAATAGTTGTAGATCCTACATTATTTAAAGATAGAGAAGAAATAGAAAAATTTGTAAACATTATTAATAAAGTAATCAAAAATATTAAAATAGAAGAAACTGTTGATAAGATTTTTGAATTAAAAGAAAAAAATAAGAAGTATTATGAATTTAAAAATGTATTAATTAATGTTGATCAAAAAGATCAAATTGATGAGTTAATCAAAGAAGCAAGAAAAAATGATAGGGAAACTTTTAATGCAAGATTTGTATACTTTACTAGAAAATTTAAGAGAGAATATATAAATAGCTCTGTATTTGAAACTATAGTTGGATTTATTAATAAAGAAGAAAAAGGTGTCTATGGAGTAGAACACAAATATGATGAAATGCTTAAAGGAGAGAATGGACAAGCAACAGGTACAGCTCCATTTTCAGCATCTTTAGCAGAATATACACTTCCATATTTAATAGATGAGAAGATAGTTAAAAATGCAAAAGATGGGAATGATATTGTTTTAACTATAGATTCTTTACTGCAATATTCGCTTGATGATATTCTTAAGGATGCACATGAAAAATTTGAAGCAACAACTACTATGGGTATAGTAATGGAAAGTGATACAGGAAAAATAGTAGCTATGAGTTCATACCCAAAAGCATCAAATAGGGCAGAGATAAAAAATCATAACATTACTTCTTTATTTGAGCCAGGCTCTATATTCAAACCTTTGACTGTAGCTATGGCTATGAATGAGGGTCTAATTAATGAAAATACATTAATACATTCTGAAGGATATATTAAAGTAAAAAATAGGATAATAAGGGATCATGATGATAGTACTAAAGGTACACTACCTGTATCAAAAATAATGGTAAATTCAGGAAATGTAGGTTTAGTTAAGATTTCACAAATGATGAATCCAGAAACTTTCTATAACTATTTACCTAAATTTGGATTAGGTGAAAAAACTGGTATAGATATTTCATATGAAACTGTAAGTTCTTTAATCAATCCAAAAGATTTTACAGAAGTTAGAAGATCTAATGTATCTTTTGGACAAGGTATAAATATGACACAACTTCAAATGTTAGTTGCCTTAAATGCAACTATTAATGGTGGAGAATTAATAACTCCTCAAATAGTTGAAAAAATAGTAGGAAGCGATGGAAAAATTGTTAAAAATTTTGAAATACATAATAAAGGAAAAGTAATTAATGAAAATGTAAGTGCTAAGATAAGAAAAATACTTGAAGAAGTAGTTTCAAGTGGTACTGGTCGTGGAATAAAACTTGATGGTTATAGAATAGGTGGAAAAACAGGTACAGCTCAAAAAGCAGGACCTAAGGGATATGAAGCAGGAAAATATTTCTCATCATTTTTCACATTTTTCCCAGCAGATAAACCTAAATACAGTATATTAATTACAGTAGATGAGCCACATGGACAGTATTATGGAGCTGCTGTTGCTCTTCCACTAGCAAGAGATATTTTAGATAAGATAATAAAATATAAAGATGTAACTCCAAGTGAAAAAGTAGTTCAAAATATTTCTGCAATAGAAATAGCAACGCCTAAAGAGAATAGAAATAATAAAATAGAAAATATAAAAAATGATTTTTCTATGGATATCATGCCTAATTTAATAGGTGTAACTAAGAAAAATTTATTAGAATTAGGTATAGATAGATATTCAGTTTTTATGACTGGAAATGGAAAAGTAGTTAAACAGTATCCAGAAGCTGGATCTAAAATTAAGGTTGGCGATAAAATAAGGTTAGAACTAAAATAATAGAAAGGGGAAATAAGATGTATTATCAAATATATGTAAAAAAATATTCTAACACATATACTTATGAATCTGATTTCCCTTTGACTATTGGAAGTTTTGTTGAAATTGATTTTAGAAATAAGGATTTATTAGGTGTAGTCATTAGAGAAAGTAAAAAAGAAGAAATAGGTGATTTTAAAATAAAAAAAATAAAAAAGGTTAAAGATGATATAGTAGAAATACCAGAAAGTATATTAAATTTAGCTATATTCATTAATTCCTATTACATCACTGATTTTAATGCTAGTTTTAAAATACTAGGTCCTTATGAGAAAATGTTTAAAGAAAAATTAGAAAAAGTAGAAAAAAAAGAAACAGTTATTAAAAATAATATAACATTAAATGAATATCAACAAAAAGCATATGAAGATATAGTAAATTCTGATGAAAATATTTTTCTATTACATGGTATAACAAGTAGTGGAAAGACAGAAATATATATTAAATTAATAGAAGAGGCATTAAAAAAAGATAAATCAAGTATTTTCTTATTACCTGAGATTTCTTTAAGTTCACAAATGGTTAAGGTTATAAAAAAAGTATTTGGTAGTTCTATTTCATTAATTCATAGTAAAATGACACCAGCTACTAAACTTAAAGAATGGATTAATATCTATTCTGGTAATTCAAAAGTAATATTAGGTGCAAGATCTGCACTATTTGCTCCTGTTAAAAATTTAGGGTATATAATAATAGATGAAGAACATGAAAATTCATATAAACAGGAAGATAATGCTAGATATCATAGTAGAAATGTAGCAATAAAAAGAGCTATGCAAGAGGGTGCAAAAGTAATATTAGGTAGTGCAACCCCTTCATTTGAAAGCTATTATCTTGCTAAAAAGAATCTATTTAAATTAATTACTTTAAATAAAAGATTTAATAATATGGAACTGCCAGAAATGGAAGTAGTGGACTTATCTAA
The genomic region above belongs to Streptobacillus moniliformis DSM 12112 and contains:
- the gatB gene encoding Asp-tRNA(Asn)/Glu-tRNA(Gln) amidotransferase subunit GatB, whose product is MMKEYDIVIGLEIHCQLKTKTKIWCDADANYDEKEPNTCISPVSTGQPGALPRLNEEVLDFAIKAALALNCDINKISYFDRKNYFYPDSPKNYQITQYFKPYAENGYLEFKRNDKDVKVEIERIQIEEDTAKSIHTKHESILNFNRASIPLIEIVTKPCISNPQDAYIYLNNLKERIKYTGVSDVSMELGSLRCDANVSIKEKGSDKLGTRTETKNLNSFKAVVRAIEYEANRQMELIEKGERVVQETRLWDDEKGITRPMRNKEEAMDYRYFPEPDLPPVVISEERISKLKEEMPEFADEKLIRFISKYNISEVDAGNLVTSISLANYFENLVEVSGDPRLSTNWMLTEVLRVLKEKYISIDEFSISSENLGKLIILLKSETISSKIAKEVFEIMLDEDKDPNIIVKEKGMLQISDEGEIENIVKQVISENPESVQDFLNGKDRAIKALMGQAMKISKGKANPKLVQDLLIKNMK
- a CDS encoding penicillin-binding protein, coding for MSKLDRWFLKEKNRKKIYFTFFLLFLFLIIVRLFFLQILHKDFSFNVINPIRSYVKEIRAKRGSIITSDNLELAVDLEYQGIVVDPTLFKDREEIEKFVNIINKVIKNIKIEETVDKIFELKEKNKKYYEFKNVLINVDQKDQIDELIKEARKNDRETFNARFVYFTRKFKREYINSSVFETIVGFINKEEKGVYGVEHKYDEMLKGENGQATGTAPFSASLAEYTLPYLIDEKIVKNAKDGNDIVLTIDSLLQYSLDDILKDAHEKFEATTTMGIVMESDTGKIVAMSSYPKASNRAEIKNHNITSLFEPGSIFKPLTVAMAMNEGLINENTLIHSEGYIKVKNRIIRDHDDSTKGTLPVSKIMVNSGNVGLVKISQMMNPETFYNYLPKFGLGEKTGIDISYETVSSLINPKDFTEVRRSNVSFGQGINMTQLQMLVALNATINGGELITPQIVEKIVGSDGKIVKNFEIHNKGKVINENVSAKIRKILEEVVSSGTGRGIKLDGYRIGGKTGTAQKAGPKGYEAGKYFSSFFTFFPADKPKYSILITVDEPHGQYYGAAVALPLARDILDKIIKYKDVTPSEKVVQNISAIEIATPKENRNNKIENIKNDFSMDIMPNLIGVTKKNLLELGIDRYSVFMTGNGKVVKQYPEAGSKIKVGDKIRLELK